Proteins co-encoded in one Leptolyngbya boryana PCC 6306 genomic window:
- a CDS encoding PAS domain-containing protein, translating into MSFLILLLGILLGIFVGYLVRYFQVRSLKPSELARYNRAVLVELAQETGFAEWNLKTLAVKASKRQAELYALGNDRFEGHYQQYLEFVHPDHRVRLDQAIQGAISSGNEFELDFCIVDCDGEERWLRSKGKVSITGGNPMLIEMTRDVTRINQLQSAYRRQETKWRTLMQSRVELVLVLDENNCIAYVNSTIEGLLGASADALLGEEFLAFVHPRDRSRVAQTLKAIHQSQKVDPQILYRLQSGQNDWVYLETIVCDERSIVGGLVLRSCKVNVGSLTTKIPRSSHS; encoded by the coding sequence ATGTCTTTCCTTATTCTTCTGCTCGGTATTCTGCTGGGTATCTTCGTTGGATACCTCGTGCGATACTTTCAGGTCCGCTCTCTCAAACCCTCTGAACTGGCACGCTACAATCGCGCCGTACTGGTTGAACTTGCCCAGGAAACCGGATTTGCGGAATGGAATTTGAAGACTCTCGCAGTTAAAGCGTCAAAGCGACAAGCGGAGTTGTATGCCCTGGGTAACGATCGCTTTGAAGGGCACTATCAACAGTACTTGGAATTTGTGCATCCAGACCATCGAGTGCGATTGGATCAAGCAATCCAAGGCGCAATCTCAAGTGGAAACGAGTTTGAATTAGATTTTTGCATTGTGGATTGCGACGGCGAGGAGCGCTGGTTGCGATCAAAAGGCAAAGTTTCGATCACAGGCGGAAACCCGATGCTAATCGAAATGACGCGCGACGTGACCCGGATTAATCAGTTACAGTCAGCTTATCGCCGCCAAGAAACGAAGTGGCGAACATTAATGCAAAGTCGAGTTGAATTAGTCCTTGTTCTCGATGAAAACAATTGCATTGCCTACGTTAATTCGACGATCGAGGGGTTGCTTGGCGCTTCTGCGGATGCCCTGTTAGGCGAAGAGTTTCTAGCCTTTGTTCACCCAAGAGATCGATCGCGCGTTGCTCAAACCCTCAAAGCAATTCATCAATCTCAAAAGGTTGATCCTCAAATCCTTTATCGCCTTCAAAGTGGTCAAAATGACTGGGTGTATCTAGAAACAATTGTCTGTGATGAACGATCGATTGTTGGGGGTCTCGTTCTGCGATCATGCAAAGTTAACGTAGGTTCATTAACCACAAAAATTCCACGATCGTCTCATTCATAA
- a CDS encoding SpoIID/LytB domain-containing protein, whose translation MPRSIADSAGNLLFLGFSAVLQLTTPIANKEPASSTIIPPSVSKSSLEQQSRSTSTQQMVDRSAMSVAQPKSSRLRDRPSPTGVQSLASQKSIRDVRILVAEAQTISIGGTNSVLIRDTSGRGIAKLQPNQAYWASQNTGGIQIGNGQLTNDLWLEADGPIWVNDLAYHGRVRLINNGDGLLAINTLDLETYLTSVVGAEMPSSWHTEALKAQAIAARSYAVALMQQPPSDWYDLGNDERFQVYRGLESITPETIAAVELTQHQVLVQDGKVLMSEYASTEEVTQEAHAGQGMSQATAQQLANMGYSHLHLLGTFYRGAGLARLL comes from the coding sequence ATGCCTAGATCTATCGCTGATTCAGCGGGAAATTTGCTGTTTCTTGGATTCAGTGCTGTTCTTCAATTAACAACACCGATTGCAAATAAAGAGCCAGCTTCCTCAACGATAATTCCACCGTCAGTGTCGAAATCGAGTTTGGAGCAACAGTCTCGATCGACTTCTACTCAACAAATGGTTGATCGTTCAGCAATGTCTGTAGCTCAACCAAAGTCTTCACGATTGAGAGATCGTCCTTCGCCAACGGGGGTACAATCGCTTGCTTCCCAGAAGTCCATTCGTGACGTTCGCATCCTGGTTGCTGAAGCACAAACAATTTCGATCGGAGGAACAAATTCTGTTCTCATCCGCGACACATCTGGAAGGGGGATCGCAAAATTACAGCCGAACCAGGCATACTGGGCAAGCCAGAATACAGGTGGAATTCAGATTGGCAACGGACAACTGACAAATGATCTGTGGCTTGAAGCAGACGGACCGATTTGGGTTAACGATCTCGCTTATCACGGTCGAGTTCGATTAATCAACAATGGTGACGGATTATTAGCGATTAATACATTGGATTTAGAAACTTATCTAACGAGCGTAGTGGGCGCAGAAATGCCATCAAGCTGGCATACAGAAGCATTGAAAGCGCAAGCGATCGCCGCTCGATCCTATGCAGTTGCGCTGATGCAGCAGCCGCCGAGCGATTGGTACGACTTAGGGAACGACGAACGCTTTCAAGTGTATCGTGGACTTGAAAGCATCACTCCGGAAACAATTGCTGCTGTTGAATTAACTCAGCATCAAGTGTTAGTACAAGATGGGAAAGTACTCATGTCGGAATATGCTTCAACTGAAGAAGTTACACAGGAGGCTCATGCTGGACAAGGAATGTCACAGGCAACAGCGCAACAATTAGCAAATATGGGATATTCCCACTTGCACCTTTTAGGAACCTTTTACCGAGGAGCTGGACTCGCTCGACTGTTATGA
- a CDS encoding DUF2182 domain-containing protein, producing MNSSRPFGSTAWINWSSRLLIWTIVAIAWLLLMLTGYDHQHLTRHHQSVTPLTKTIARPFASWLLMTIAMMLPSTVPIAEKFVQIDARQAEGTTQATCNQILFLIACLVIWSSFSIAMIAIDIGLDFWLSPHFKHHVLFQPLILIGVGAFQFTPMKQACLKGCRSVSAFIAQYYPQGMIGSWNLGWQHGLYCLDCCWALMVGCAAIGIENLSNMLIFTAIMTLERLWKYGEHLSIWIGVVMIALEIVLVVYPQIN from the coding sequence ATGAATTCATCACGTCCATTCGGATCTACTGCTTGGATTAACTGGAGCAGTCGCCTACTTATTTGGACTATTGTTGCGATCGCGTGGCTTCTATTAATGCTCACTGGATATGATCATCAGCACCTCACGAGGCATCACCAATCAGTCACACCGTTGACGAAAACGATTGCCAGACCCTTCGCTTCCTGGCTACTCATGACCATTGCGATGATGTTGCCGAGTACAGTGCCAATCGCTGAGAAGTTTGTACAAATTGATGCACGACAAGCTGAAGGGACAACTCAAGCTACCTGTAATCAAATCTTGTTTTTGATTGCATGTCTAGTGATATGGTCAAGCTTCTCAATCGCGATGATTGCGATCGACATTGGACTTGATTTCTGGCTTTCTCCTCATTTCAAACATCATGTATTGTTTCAGCCTCTGATTCTAATCGGAGTTGGAGCGTTTCAATTTACTCCAATGAAACAAGCCTGCTTAAAAGGATGCCGTTCTGTGTCCGCTTTTATCGCTCAGTACTATCCGCAAGGCATGATTGGTAGCTGGAATTTAGGATGGCAGCATGGATTATACTGCCTTGACTGTTGTTGGGCACTCATGGTTGGATGCGCGGCGATTGGTATAGAGAATTTAAGCAATATGCTAATTTTCACCGCAATTATGACTTTAGAGCGACTTTGGAAGTACGGAGAACACTTATCCATCTGGATTGGTGTTGTTATGATCGCTCTTGAGATCGTGCTTGTGGTCTATCCTCAGATTAACTAA
- a CDS encoding DUF1822 family protein, producing the protein MQYTDSLAQPMVPIEPSLHHKVLTLSTLDQTLNPQVQYQLYLNHIALEMGFDWLSDDLMPYPTIPYQNWKQVDGSALRFRSRKTVVIIPGDTIDAKTMSIPDYWLSGTNQGDYFLWIQIDCNELWLKFFGFIDRKTVEQSPYNSEKESYTVQSNNLVADIAVLSIINQICC; encoded by the coding sequence ATGCAATACACAGATTCACTGGCACAGCCAATGGTTCCGATCGAACCATCGCTACACCACAAAGTGTTAACGCTCTCTACGCTAGATCAAACGCTTAACCCTCAAGTTCAATACCAACTTTATCTTAATCACATTGCCTTAGAGATGGGTTTCGACTGGTTGAGCGACGATCTAATGCCATATCCAACGATTCCTTATCAGAACTGGAAGCAGGTCGATGGCAGTGCTTTGCGATTCAGAAGTCGAAAGACAGTCGTAATCATTCCTGGAGATACGATCGATGCAAAAACGATGAGCATCCCCGATTACTGGTTGTCAGGAACGAATCAGGGAGACTACTTTCTCTGGATACAGATTGACTGTAATGAGTTATGGCTAAAGTTTTTTGGATTCATCGATCGCAAGACGGTGGAACAATCGCCCTACAACTCGGAAAAAGAGTCTTATACGGTCCAGTCAAATAATCTGGTTGCGGACATCGCGGTACTTAGCATTATCAATCAAATTTGCTGTTAA
- a CDS encoding helix-turn-helix domain-containing protein: MTRRQKQPLRLLSAEEQRELERIARCTSESASRVARAKALLAVAQGSSYTAAAQASGRRSGDAVAQVVARFNAEGLSALTPRQGGGAKTQYQAQQRQQILATAQQPPELAVDGVSHWSLSSLQRRLRQDGDGEFATISTYTLWQVLHQAGHSWQQSRSWCKTDSALRRRKSGVVTVTDPDAEVKKLD; the protein is encoded by the coding sequence ATGACTCGTCGCCAGAAACAACCTCTACGCCTGCTGAGTGCTGAAGAACAGCGAGAACTTGAACGCATTGCTCGTTGCACGAGCGAATCTGCCAGTCGTGTTGCTCGTGCCAAAGCGCTACTAGCCGTGGCACAAGGAAGCAGCTACACGGCGGCGGCTCAAGCAAGTGGAAGACGCTCAGGGGATGCTGTGGCTCAGGTCGTTGCCCGCTTCAATGCTGAGGGATTGTCCGCCTTGACCCCGCGACAGGGTGGCGGTGCAAAAACTCAGTATCAAGCTCAGCAACGGCAGCAGATTTTAGCGACCGCACAGCAACCGCCAGAACTTGCGGTCGATGGAGTGTCACATTGGTCGCTATCAAGCTTACAACGCCGTTTGCGTCAGGATGGAGACGGTGAATTTGCCACGATTAGTACCTACACACTCTGGCAGGTCTTGCACCAGGCAGGACATAGCTGGCAGCAAAGCCGCAGTTGGTGCAAAACGGACAGTGCTTTGCGTCGTCGCAAGAGCGGAGTTGTGACCGTCACAGACCCCGATGCAGAAGTAAAAAAACTTGATTGA
- a CDS encoding transposase family protein has translation MLNLERALNQDRLLRALTGLNRKAFDALLPSFEQAYEASRAAAKPVRKRARGGGRKARLNNTEAKLFYILFYFKCYPTFDLAGILFDLDRSQTHEWMHELQPILETALGHELVLPERKLRSIDAFMEMFPGVERVMIDGTERPIQRPQDAEQQTQNYSGKKRRHTRKHLAAVDQTKRVLVLSKAREGKLHDKRFEAEEEIAFHIPDEIPIEVDLGFHGLQSEYTNIRIPHKKPRGGELSDEQKQENRTLSQSRVVCENAFSGIKRYRAISAIYRNHIQDFDDHLMLTAAGLWNFYLKAA, from the coding sequence ATGTTGAACCTTGAACGCGCACTAAACCAAGACCGCTTGCTTCGAGCTTTGACTGGGCTGAATCGCAAAGCTTTTGATGCACTGCTACCAAGTTTTGAGCAAGCGTATGAGGCAAGCCGCGCTGCGGCAAAGCCAGTACGAAAACGAGCCAGGGGCGGTGGGCGCAAAGCAAGGTTGAACAACACAGAAGCGAAGCTGTTTTACATTTTGTTCTACTTCAAATGCTACCCGACATTTGATTTAGCTGGGATTTTGTTTGACCTTGACCGTTCTCAAACGCATGAATGGATGCATGAACTGCAACCGATTCTCGAAACTGCATTGGGGCATGAGCTAGTGTTACCCGAACGCAAGTTACGCAGCATTGACGCTTTCATGGAGATGTTTCCAGGCGTGGAACGGGTAATGATTGATGGAACCGAGCGTCCGATTCAACGCCCTCAAGATGCAGAACAGCAGACGCAAAACTACTCCGGCAAAAAGCGTCGTCATACCCGCAAGCATTTGGCGGCAGTAGACCAAACCAAACGAGTGTTGGTGTTGAGCAAAGCCCGCGAGGGAAAGCTCCACGACAAGCGCTTTGAAGCCGAAGAAGAGATTGCTTTTCATATCCCGGATGAGATTCCCATTGAAGTCGATTTAGGGTTTCACGGCTTGCAGTCCGAGTACACGAACATTCGCATTCCGCACAAGAAGCCAAGAGGGGGTGAGTTAAGCGATGAACAAAAGCAAGAAAATCGTACCCTGAGCCAGTCGCGAGTCGTTTGCGAGAATGCGTTCTCAGGCATCAAGCGTTATCGAGCAATCAGCGCCATCTATCGTAATCACATCCAGGATTTTGATGACCATTTGATGCTGACTGCTGCTGGATTATGGAACTTCTACTTGAAAGCAGCTTAA
- a CDS encoding protein kinase domain-containing protein: MYCINPNCPDPHRSSEENQCLACGTPLLFRGYRAVALIEKTQHSEIFEVVVENNDGGTIRRIMKVIQAETSDRKRIELFEREYAVLSWLNHPNIPRVDLDDFFRVSVPNSHEMLCLVMQKMEGETLEQWITQNGPISEKMALEWLRQLVAPEIEQDPESFPGVLAYLHQNHIVHRDLKPSNLILQPSGKLALIDFGGVYELTNPYQAEIAADRRSVTVITSPGYSAPEQINAQALFASDFYALGRTWVRLLTAQLPIDLIDPQTNQLHWHRRAPQISRPFARWLDTLMSPTPDRRPPTTIAIYETLTYQLPQRIRVSRILNSWAFKVTATGVSVAIVIGVGIIFNSWRSDEALRRGLQNLQAEQYQTARRELEVAVRLNDRSSDAHSNLGLACYYLSDDPCAIKQYRRAIELMPDNWQAHYNLGALYDRQGKIPLAIEYYTKATNGSNDLKALAINNIARLKNRQRQYAEAEALVRSVLDLTQTNSTLASLYKNLGWALFGLKQYTEAQVALEKALPLDPTRIDTYCLLAFVKQARNFDAEAERSTCKFSVSRLALPEVKEWQRQLDKQKG, translated from the coding sequence GTGTACTGCATTAACCCAAACTGTCCTGATCCTCATCGCAGCTCGGAAGAAAATCAATGTCTAGCTTGTGGTACACCCTTGTTGTTTCGTGGCTATCGAGCCGTTGCGTTGATTGAGAAAACGCAGCACAGTGAGATTTTTGAAGTTGTAGTAGAGAATAATGACGGTGGGACGATTCGCCGCATCATGAAAGTGATTCAAGCGGAGACGAGCGATCGCAAGCGCATTGAGTTGTTCGAGCGAGAATATGCGGTGCTGTCGTGGCTAAATCATCCAAATATTCCTCGTGTTGATCTGGATGATTTCTTTCGAGTTTCAGTACCAAACAGTCATGAGATGTTATGTCTTGTGATGCAGAAGATGGAAGGTGAAACACTAGAGCAATGGATTACTCAGAACGGACCAATCTCTGAGAAGATGGCTCTAGAGTGGCTGCGACAATTAGTTGCGCCTGAGATCGAGCAAGATCCGGAGTCGTTTCCGGGTGTACTGGCGTACTTACATCAGAACCACATCGTGCATCGAGATCTCAAACCGAGCAACCTGATTTTGCAACCGAGTGGGAAGCTGGCACTGATTGATTTTGGTGGAGTGTATGAATTAACGAACCCTTACCAAGCGGAGATTGCTGCAGATCGTCGCAGCGTTACCGTTATTACATCACCCGGATATTCAGCCCCGGAGCAAATTAATGCTCAAGCCTTGTTTGCTTCGGATTTCTATGCGTTGGGTAGAACGTGGGTACGCTTGCTGACGGCACAACTGCCAATCGATCTAATTGATCCCCAAACCAATCAATTGCACTGGCATCGACGCGCGCCCCAAATTTCAAGACCGTTTGCACGATGGCTTGATACGTTAATGTCACCCACTCCGGATCGTCGTCCCCCGACAACGATTGCAATTTATGAAACATTAACTTATCAACTGCCACAGCGAATTCGCGTGAGTCGAATTCTCAATTCTTGGGCGTTTAAGGTAACTGCAACCGGAGTTTCTGTTGCTATCGTCATCGGAGTGGGCATCATTTTTAATTCCTGGAGATCTGATGAAGCTTTGCGGCGCGGTCTTCAGAATCTGCAAGCTGAGCAGTATCAAACAGCACGTAGGGAGCTTGAAGTCGCGGTTCGCCTCAACGATCGCTCCTCAGATGCTCACTCAAATTTGGGGCTGGCATGTTACTACCTCAGCGATGATCCTTGCGCGATCAAGCAGTACAGGCGTGCGATCGAGCTAATGCCGGACAACTGGCAGGCACACTACAATCTAGGAGCACTTTACGATCGTCAAGGTAAGATTCCTTTAGCGATCGAGTACTACACAAAAGCCACAAACGGCTCGAATGACCTAAAAGCCCTAGCAATCAACAACATTGCACGTCTGAAGAACCGACAGCGGCAGTACGCCGAAGCAGAAGCACTCGTGCGATCAGTCCTTGACTTAACGCAGACAAACTCGACCTTGGCATCTCTGTATAAGAATTTAGGTTGGGCATTGTTTGGATTAAAACAGTATACCGAAGCACAAGTGGCACTGGAGAAAGCGTTACCGCTCGATCCAACCCGGATTGACACTTATTGTCTACTGGCGTTTGTTAAACAAGCACGGAATTTTGACGCTGAAGCTGAAAGAAGCACCTGTAAGTTCTCGGTTTCGAGATTGGCTTTGCCCGAAGTTAAGGAATGGCAACGACAGCTTGATAAGCAAAAGGGATAA
- a CDS encoding tyrosine-type recombinase/integrase, producing MLSLEQVFSEWLENHPGTINTKTTYERGLKQFCLSLDLDQLRQLSPKSVQAKIGDLNGSENSLRTYRTAIRAFLKDMGSKGLCDSALYQAVSVNPKSFSKQRPDTYIVFKKDLLINGEPELRNRVILLLTIAKCKISEILPLTWFDVDPDKKSIKVRYKKYERTIVLDDPIWSEFIQLRQGRSLDDYVFYGARGRKLSSTQVYGIIETALKRVGIDAEPGELYGATSTKKREYILL from the coding sequence ATGTTGTCATTAGAACAAGTTTTCTCAGAGTGGCTTGAAAACCATCCTGGAACTATTAACACTAAGACCACTTATGAACGAGGACTTAAGCAATTTTGCTTAAGTTTAGATCTAGACCAGCTAAGGCAATTGTCACCAAAATCCGTTCAAGCCAAAATTGGTGATCTGAATGGATCTGAAAACTCTTTGCGTACCTACCGAACGGCGATTCGGGCGTTCCTCAAAGATATGGGGAGTAAAGGACTCTGCGACAGCGCTTTATATCAAGCAGTTTCAGTTAACCCTAAATCTTTTAGCAAACAGCGACCCGATACTTATATCGTCTTTAAAAAAGATTTGCTCATCAATGGTGAACCAGAACTCCGCAACCGAGTAATTTTATTGCTAACGATTGCCAAGTGCAAGATTTCCGAGATTTTGCCGCTCACTTGGTTTGATGTCGATCCAGACAAGAAATCAATCAAAGTACGCTACAAAAAGTACGAGCGCACCATTGTCTTAGATGACCCAATTTGGTCGGAATTCATCCAGTTACGTCAAGGTCGATCGCTCGATGACTATGTATTTTATGGCGCTAGAGGCAGAAAGCTCAGCTCCACACAAGTCTATGGCATTATCGAAACCGCATTAAAAAGAGTAGGCATTGATGCCGAGCCTGGAGAACTCTACGGCGCTACGAGCACAAAAAAGCGTGAATATATTCTCTTGTAG
- a CDS encoding AAA family ATPase, with the protein MEKPRKTAIFSQVPTLEEPRIDANILIRLLQVAIDRDFEAAEVALLKTLIQDPCLNFQAVADKTGYQMYYLRGQVGPRLWADFTEVFGRSYGAEIGKRNFGDFIHCFLEKLSLMPNSFLQQDLEQHQIAQIFEPGEGEWAIAPSESWFYGRSKELDSLGKLLSQYRLVTLIGDVGVGKTALAARWTERFGAKSFDRVIWKSIAHAPEPDILLNELLQEFEVKELPQKLSEKMSVLMQIIKRQRCLIVLDSAESLIRTTAITALDPYTSPDYGRMIRFFAEEPHQSSLLFISRRRFNDVLRLSRANRAAATMRLEGLQPKEAQRIFEAHGLKNSSDWQRLIQIYAGNPQYLISISEYIQTVFSGSVQEFLRCDTVIVPDIVCQEYITQIQEINAEHRALLFHLAALKDPVHFDQLVVNLATSMKSQSALIKALNDLTEMNLVEKQQNNAILFGLNPIVKKVILSFPFIGGS; encoded by the coding sequence ATGGAAAAACCGAGAAAAACTGCCATTTTTAGTCAAGTCCCTACTTTAGAAGAGCCGCGAATTGATGCGAATATTCTGATCCGATTGCTACAAGTCGCGATTGATCGAGATTTTGAAGCGGCAGAGGTAGCGCTACTGAAAACCCTGATTCAAGATCCGTGCCTGAATTTTCAGGCAGTGGCAGACAAAACCGGATATCAGATGTATTATCTACGGGGACAAGTTGGACCGAGACTGTGGGCAGATTTCACAGAGGTCTTCGGTCGATCGTATGGGGCAGAAATCGGCAAGCGAAATTTTGGCGACTTCATTCATTGTTTCTTAGAGAAGTTGTCACTGATGCCCAACTCCTTTCTACAGCAAGACTTAGAGCAGCATCAGATTGCCCAAATCTTCGAGCCTGGTGAAGGCGAATGGGCGATCGCTCCCTCAGAGTCTTGGTTTTACGGCAGGTCAAAAGAACTTGATTCCTTGGGTAAGTTGCTGAGCCAGTATCGGCTTGTCACGCTCATCGGTGACGTAGGTGTGGGAAAAACAGCCTTGGCTGCGCGTTGGACTGAGCGGTTTGGCGCAAAAAGTTTTGATCGTGTTATTTGGAAATCGATCGCTCACGCCCCAGAACCAGACATACTACTCAACGAGCTGCTTCAGGAGTTTGAAGTCAAAGAATTGCCTCAGAAGTTATCTGAGAAGATGAGCGTTTTGATGCAGATCATAAAGCGGCAGCGGTGTCTTATCGTACTTGATAGTGCGGAGAGTCTGATTAGAACCACTGCGATTACGGCACTTGATCCCTATACGTCACCGGATTATGGGCGGATGATTCGGTTTTTTGCCGAAGAGCCACACCAAAGCTCTTTACTGTTCATTAGTCGTCGCAGGTTCAACGATGTGCTGCGATTAAGCCGTGCAAATCGGGCGGCTGCCACGATGCGGCTAGAGGGATTACAGCCAAAGGAGGCACAGCGAATTTTTGAAGCTCATGGGTTAAAGAATTCAAGTGACTGGCAGAGGTTGATTCAAATTTACGCTGGGAATCCACAGTACTTAATTTCTATTAGTGAATATATTCAAACTGTTTTTAGTGGAAGCGTGCAAGAGTTTTTGCGCTGTGACACTGTTATTGTGCCTGATATCGTTTGTCAAGAGTACATTACTCAAATTCAAGAAATTAATGCAGAGCATCGCGCTCTTTTATTTCATCTCGCAGCGCTAAAGGACCCGGTTCATTTTGATCAGTTGGTTGTTAATCTGGCTACCTCAATGAAGTCGCAGTCCGCTTTAATCAAGGCACTAAACGACTTAACTGAAATGAATTTGGTTGAAAAACAGCAGAACAACGCGATACTATTTGGTTTAAATCCTATTGTAAAAAAAGTAATTCTGTCGTTTCCTTTTATTGGTGGATCTTGA
- a CDS encoding transposase, which translates to MIERAYRTAEAMGIAVWCQDEAGPFQTVPYPASSWQLEEHPQQQSHEYLREGTAKLLTLFHPHDGQVRVKGVESATNLVLHAWLKQELTQIIKALPEVSQSLPSELIRSMWQQWREGLTIKFTLPTQLPPLRLLLVWDNLIGHRTPELMLWLCEQGILPLYTPLSGSWLNMAESIQRILKRRALDGQHPQSPQQIIERLETVAQVWNQHPTPFEWGGKRAARRQRARLRRQQYRLGGSGACTQKMNDSPAVANGDIHAK; encoded by the coding sequence TTGATTGAGCGAGCATATCGTACCGCAGAAGCAATGGGAATTGCCGTATGGTGTCAGGATGAAGCTGGACCCTTCCAAACCGTGCCTTATCCAGCTTCAAGTTGGCAACTCGAAGAACATCCTCAACAGCAGTCGCATGAGTATCTGCGCGAGGGAACGGCGAAGTTGCTCACCTTGTTTCATCCGCACGATGGGCAAGTTCGGGTCAAAGGGGTGGAAAGCGCCACGAACTTAGTCCTTCATGCTTGGCTCAAACAAGAACTGACACAAATCATCAAAGCGTTGCCCGAAGTCTCACAGTCGTTGCCGAGCGAACTGATTCGCTCGATGTGGCAACAGTGGCGCGAAGGATTAACCATCAAGTTCACGCTTCCAACTCAACTGCCACCCTTGCGACTGTTGTTAGTGTGGGATAACTTGATTGGACACCGAACGCCTGAACTGATGCTATGGCTGTGTGAGCAAGGCATTTTACCGCTCTACACGCCACTTTCCGGCAGTTGGCTGAACATGGCGGAATCGATTCAGCGCATTCTCAAGCGTCGCGCTCTGGATGGTCAACATCCTCAATCTCCGCAACAAATCATTGAGCGATTAGAAACTGTTGCTCAAGTTTGGAACCAACATCCGACTCCGTTTGAGTGGGGTGGAAAACGAGCAGCACGAAGACAACGGGCAAGACTCAGACGACAGCAATATCGTTTAGGTGGGTCAGGTGCTTGTACTCAGAAAATGAATGATTCGCCTGCTGTCGCGAATGGCGATATTCATGCCAAATGA
- a CDS encoding DUF1326 domain-containing protein, with the protein MNCACWDQAAACDSFVAYHIESGNIQSVSVDSLTIVRWIQEANQTSILMIDDHATSEQITQLVQAFNGSLGGILADINLALPPCQSVNVFPIQYKPQQGFAQLRMSGSCIREKNRSKPFTSSS; encoded by the coding sequence ATCAATTGCGCGTGCTGGGATCAAGCCGCCGCTTGTGATAGCTTTGTCGCTTATCACATCGAATCTGGCAATATTCAATCTGTTTCAGTTGATTCTTTGACGATCGTGCGATGGATACAAGAAGCGAATCAAACCTCAATTCTAATGATCGACGACCACGCCACAAGCGAACAGATTACTCAATTAGTGCAAGCATTTAATGGTTCTCTGGGCGGCATTCTTGCAGACATTAATCTTGCACTTCCGCCCTGCCAATCGGTAAATGTCTTTCCAATTCAATACAAACCACAGCAAGGATTCGCCCAACTACGGATGAGCGGCAGTTGCATCCGTGAAAAAAATCGGTCAAAACCTTTTACCTCTTCATCATGA